From Streptomyces sp. TLI_105, the proteins below share one genomic window:
- a CDS encoding type III PLP-dependent enzyme, translated as MTALTRPVRDLVLDLPSDGLPAYVYDLAALRGHAAAVRAALPERVELYYAAKANPEPELLAALSPYVDGYEVSSGGELAHVGRAVPGRPLAFGGPGKTPAEIAAALDLGVERFHVESLYELGMLADLAAPRAPDTPVGVLLRFNLPLSAASLEGSSLAMGGRPTPFGLDPSDADTAVARLTDGTLPHLRLLGVHAHLASGLEAEEQIGVAESVVEWATGLAARHRVRLAEVNVGGGMHVDYTTPDRRFDWSTYGKGLARLMEDHPDLTLRIEPGRALTAYCGWYATEVLDVKRSHGEDFAVVRGGTHHLRTPATKGHDQPCTVLPVDAWPHPWPRPAAGSDAVTLTGQLCTPKDLLARRVPAPGLRAGDRVAFALAGAYAWNISHHDFLMHPRPTFHFLG; from the coding sequence ATGACCGCCCTCACCCGCCCGGTGCGCGACCTCGTCCTCGACCTGCCCTCCGACGGCCTGCCCGCCTACGTCTACGACCTGGCGGCGCTGCGAGGGCACGCCGCGGCCGTGCGGGCCGCGCTGCCCGAGCGCGTGGAGCTCTACTACGCCGCCAAGGCCAACCCCGAACCGGAGCTGCTCGCCGCGCTCTCGCCGTACGTCGACGGCTACGAGGTGTCGTCGGGCGGCGAGCTGGCCCACGTGGGCCGCGCGGTTCCCGGACGCCCCCTCGCGTTCGGCGGCCCCGGCAAGACCCCGGCCGAGATCGCCGCGGCCCTGGACCTCGGCGTGGAGCGCTTCCACGTCGAGAGCCTCTACGAACTGGGCATGCTCGCCGACCTGGCCGCTCCCCGGGCGCCGGACACGCCCGTCGGCGTCCTCCTCCGCTTCAACCTGCCGCTGTCCGCCGCCTCCCTGGAGGGCAGCTCGCTCGCCATGGGCGGCCGGCCGACCCCGTTCGGCCTCGACCCCTCGGACGCCGACACCGCCGTCGCCCGGCTGACCGACGGCACGCTCCCGCACCTGCGGCTCCTGGGCGTCCACGCCCACCTGGCCAGCGGCCTGGAGGCGGAGGAGCAGATCGGCGTCGCCGAGTCGGTCGTCGAATGGGCCACGGGACTCGCCGCCCGCCACCGCGTCCGCCTCGCCGAGGTGAACGTCGGCGGCGGCATGCACGTCGACTACACGACCCCCGACCGCCGCTTCGACTGGTCCACCTACGGGAAGGGCCTCGCCCGGCTCATGGAGGACCACCCCGACCTGACGCTGCGCATCGAGCCGGGCCGTGCCCTGACCGCGTACTGCGGCTGGTACGCCACCGAGGTCCTGGACGTGAAGCGCAGCCACGGCGAGGACTTCGCGGTGGTGCGCGGCGGCACCCACCACCTGCGTACCCCCGCGACCAAGGGCCACGACCAGCCCTGCACGGTGCTGCCCGTGGACGCCTGGCCACACCCCTGGCCCCGGCCCGCCGCCGGATCCGACGCGGTCACCCTCACCGGCCAGCTGTGCACCCCCAAGGACCTCCTCGCCCGACGGGTTCCAGCGCCGGGGCTGCGGGCGGGGGACCGGGTGGCGTTCGCCCTGGCGGGCGCGTACGCGTGGAACATCTCC
- a CDS encoding iron ABC transporter permease — MQVSVKPVAEGAAAAPPFAPPPGRRPPRVAARAVVAALLVTALVAAACASLAIGTKSVPLSDVLHAIGGGTEGDAVVIRELRMPRTFLGLLVGLALGAAGAVAQDITRNPLGDPGLIGISAGGSFAVAVGIGAFGLTSSYEYIWFAFLGGALAGLIAYAVGGTGYGGATPAKLALAGAAVTVLLDAGTNTLVLLDVNTLDQYRFWAVGSLAGRDAQLGVELVPFIVIGLLLAIGLSGRLNALALGDDLATTLGTKVRTTRLLGAVTVILLTGAAVAAAGPVTFIGLVVPHVVRAFTGPDARWLVPCSALGGATLMLSADVVGRMVARPGELEAGVVTAMLGAPFLAALVKRGKLKEHTR, encoded by the coding sequence ATGCAGGTGTCTGTGAAGCCCGTCGCCGAAGGTGCGGCCGCCGCGCCCCCGTTCGCCCCACCGCCCGGCCGGAGGCCACCACGCGTCGCCGCGCGTGCCGTCGTCGCGGCCCTCCTCGTCACCGCGCTCGTCGCCGCGGCCTGCGCCTCGCTCGCCATCGGCACCAAGTCCGTGCCGCTCTCCGACGTCCTGCACGCGATCGGCGGCGGAACGGAGGGCGACGCGGTCGTGATCCGTGAACTCCGCATGCCCCGCACCTTCCTGGGCCTCCTGGTCGGGCTGGCGCTCGGTGCCGCCGGGGCCGTCGCCCAGGACATCACCCGCAATCCGCTGGGCGACCCCGGGCTCATCGGCATCAGCGCGGGTGGATCGTTCGCCGTCGCGGTCGGCATCGGGGCCTTCGGACTGACCAGTTCGTACGAGTACATATGGTTCGCCTTCCTCGGCGGAGCGCTCGCGGGCCTGATCGCCTACGCCGTCGGCGGCACCGGCTACGGCGGCGCCACGCCCGCCAAACTGGCGCTGGCCGGCGCGGCCGTCACCGTCCTCCTCGACGCCGGCACCAACACCCTGGTCCTGCTCGACGTCAACACCCTGGACCAGTACCGCTTCTGGGCCGTGGGCTCGCTCGCCGGACGCGACGCACAACTCGGCGTGGAACTCGTGCCGTTCATCGTCATCGGTCTGCTGCTCGCGATCGGACTCAGCGGCCGGCTCAACGCCTTGGCCCTCGGCGACGACCTCGCCACCACCCTCGGCACCAAAGTCCGCACCACCCGCCTCCTCGGTGCCGTCACGGTGATCCTGCTGACCGGCGCCGCCGTCGCCGCGGCCGGACCCGTCACCTTCATCGGGCTGGTCGTCCCCCACGTCGTCCGGGCGTTCACCGGGCCGGACGCCCGCTGGCTGGTGCCCTGTTCGGCGCTCGGCGGCGCCACGCTGATGCTGAGCGCCGATGTCGTCGGGCGCATGGTCGCCCGGCCCGGCGAACTGGAGGCCGGAGTGGTCACCGCGATGCTCGGCGCCCCGTTCCTCGCCGCGCTCGTCAAGCGCGGCAAGCTCAAGGAGCACACCCGATGA
- a CDS encoding IucA/IucC family protein, translating into MTSLAETARDQGTAERELLLRVLSALLREDVVGLRSRSILVQRADGPWLRRATEDADALLLPVAEDGFQSTYAARLPLLVRESDGGTLTTYDTIVAALKALAEPVDRPGFDAYAEECRQTLATMRLHERTRVETAARLADLHGDDPARWTGYARGLALDTLAARLDHPVYPTARGRSGLDDDQVRAYAPEFHPRFALRWVALPHEAVTVPGGAERLPARWPSPADLGLPELSRTHLALPVHPMTAGAPLEEALRAIGLHERAVLAPRPYLEVVPTLSMRTVALAEEPSLHLKLPLATATLGLRNRRTIKPGTLVDGAAGQRLLETVIAREPRFRETILHADETVYAHAGHELLAVLCRRYPAGLDDSVVVPMAALLAEAPGGSPLLERSREPGGGRLVIDHLADRFHGGDPVALLDAVLGLLLDWQTTLFGYGIALESHQQNISLVLDRQADGGSRLRLLLKDNDGPRLHTRRLSDALGADAPDPAAFDDPRVFGDDDRAVADLFTTITVHLCAGAYAFGLARHGRAPLPTLLALVRDRLTEAVERLGTGPGEPGAVLRAHLLDAPELPVKAMVTAGTLLSKERSGAADINKHYTTGPNYLREDGR; encoded by the coding sequence GTGACGAGCCTCGCCGAGACGGCCCGCGACCAGGGAACCGCCGAACGGGAACTGCTCCTGCGGGTGCTGTCCGCGCTGCTGCGCGAGGACGTCGTCGGACTGCGCAGCCGGAGCATCCTCGTCCAGCGGGCGGACGGCCCATGGCTGCGCCGCGCCACCGAGGACGCCGACGCCCTGCTGCTGCCCGTCGCCGAGGACGGCTTCCAGAGCACCTACGCGGCCCGGCTCCCGCTGCTCGTCCGGGAGTCGGACGGCGGCACGCTCACCACGTACGACACGATCGTCGCCGCCCTCAAGGCCCTGGCCGAGCCCGTCGACCGCCCCGGCTTCGACGCGTACGCCGAGGAGTGCCGGCAGACCCTCGCCACCATGCGGCTGCACGAGCGGACCCGCGTGGAGACCGCCGCACGACTCGCCGACCTCCACGGGGACGACCCCGCCCGCTGGACCGGCTACGCGCGAGGACTCGCGCTCGACACGCTCGCCGCCCGTCTCGACCATCCCGTCTATCCGACGGCGCGCGGCCGCTCGGGCCTGGACGACGATCAGGTGCGGGCGTACGCACCCGAGTTCCACCCGCGCTTCGCCCTGCGCTGGGTCGCCCTCCCCCACGAGGCCGTCACCGTGCCGGGAGGTGCCGAACGACTGCCCGCCCGCTGGCCGTCGCCGGCCGATCTGGGGCTGCCGGAGCTCTCCCGTACCCACCTCGCGCTACCCGTCCATCCGATGACGGCGGGCGCGCCGCTGGAGGAGGCGCTGCGGGCGATCGGCCTGCACGAGCGCGCGGTGCTCGCCCCGCGCCCCTACCTGGAGGTCGTACCGACACTCTCCATGCGGACCGTCGCCCTGGCCGAAGAACCGTCCCTGCACCTCAAGCTGCCGCTGGCCACCGCCACCCTGGGGCTGCGCAACCGGCGCACCATCAAGCCCGGAACGCTCGTGGACGGCGCGGCGGGTCAGCGCCTCCTCGAAACCGTGATCGCCCGGGAGCCACGGTTCCGGGAAACGATCCTGCACGCCGATGAGACGGTCTACGCCCACGCCGGGCACGAACTCCTCGCCGTCCTGTGCCGCCGCTACCCGGCCGGCCTCGACGACTCCGTCGTCGTCCCCATGGCGGCGCTGCTCGCCGAGGCCCCAGGGGGGTCCCCCCTGCTCGAGCGAAGCCGCGAGCCCGGGGGAGGCCGACTGGTGATCGACCACCTCGCGGACCGGTTCCACGGCGGCGACCCGGTGGCCCTGCTCGACGCCGTGCTCGGCCTGCTGCTCGACTGGCAGACCACGCTCTTCGGCTACGGCATCGCCCTGGAGTCCCACCAGCAGAACATCTCGCTCGTCCTCGACCGGCAGGCGGACGGCGGCAGTCGGCTCCGGCTGCTGCTCAAGGACAACGACGGCCCGCGCCTCCACACCCGCCGCCTGTCCGATGCTCTGGGCGCCGACGCGCCCGACCCGGCCGCGTTCGACGACCCCCGCGTCTTCGGCGACGACGACCGGGCCGTCGCCGACCTGTTCACCACCATCACCGTGCACCTGTGTGCGGGCGCCTACGCCTTCGGCCTGGCCCGGCACGGCCGCGCCCCGCTTCCGACGCTGCTGGCGCTGGTACGGGACCGGCTCACCGAGGCCGTCGAACGGCTCGGAACCGGTCCCGGCGAGCCCGGCGCCGTACTCCGCGCGCACCTCCTGGACGCGCCGGAACTCCCGGTCAAAGCCATGGTCACCGCCGGAACGCTGCTGTCCAAGGAACGGTCGGGCGCCGCCGACATCAACAAGCACTACACAACCGGTCCCAACTACCTGAGGGAGGACGGACGATGA
- a CDS encoding ABC transporter substrate-binding protein, whose amino-acid sequence MNTLAQRRRFGRFAAALLTAALAFSVAACGGGKGDDRPAADKPAATSDAGFPRTVTHDKGKTEIKSKPRRVVALDNSLVEAVVALDAPLVGGIGSYRDQKGFPPYLGDAVKDTKDVGPLDSPNLEAIAALKPDLIVSATVRHEDLYDQLSKIAPTVFVETTGPIWKENITFLGTALGEEAKAKAKVTAYETRAKKIGDAINAKNPKQTYSLVRFLDGPTRIYLPKTFSGIVLTDMGLARPANQQDQKEFNIEISEEQIGQADADHVFMTTFSGGEERKKKFLANPLWKRLHAVQKGNVHEVEDAVWMTSVSLQGADLMLDDMAKTFKVDPAK is encoded by the coding sequence ATGAACACCCTCGCCCAGCGCCGCCGGTTCGGCCGGTTCGCCGCTGCCCTGCTCACTGCCGCTCTGGCCTTCTCCGTGGCCGCCTGCGGAGGCGGCAAGGGCGACGACAGGCCTGCCGCCGACAAGCCGGCCGCGACCTCCGACGCGGGCTTCCCTCGCACCGTCACCCACGACAAGGGCAAGACGGAGATCAAGTCGAAGCCCCGGCGCGTGGTGGCGCTGGACAACAGCCTCGTCGAGGCCGTCGTCGCGCTGGACGCCCCGCTGGTCGGCGGCATCGGCTCGTACCGCGACCAGAAGGGCTTCCCGCCCTACCTCGGCGACGCGGTGAAGGACACCAAGGACGTCGGCCCCCTCGACAGCCCCAACCTCGAGGCCATCGCCGCCCTCAAGCCCGACCTCATCGTGTCGGCGACGGTCCGGCACGAGGACCTCTACGACCAGCTGAGCAAGATCGCGCCGACCGTCTTCGTGGAGACCACCGGCCCGATCTGGAAGGAGAACATCACCTTCCTCGGCACCGCGCTCGGTGAGGAGGCGAAGGCCAAGGCCAAGGTGACGGCGTACGAGACGCGCGCCAAGAAGATCGGTGACGCGATCAACGCCAAGAACCCCAAGCAGACCTACTCCCTGGTCCGCTTCCTCGACGGTCCGACGCGCATCTACCTGCCGAAGACGTTCAGCGGCATCGTCCTGACCGACATGGGCCTCGCGCGTCCCGCCAACCAGCAGGACCAGAAGGAGTTCAACATCGAGATCAGCGAGGAGCAGATCGGCCAGGCCGACGCGGACCACGTCTTCATGACCACGTTCTCGGGCGGTGAGGAGCGGAAGAAGAAGTTCCTCGCCAACCCGCTGTGGAAGCGCCTGCACGCGGTGCAGAAGGGCAACGTCCACGAGGTCGAGGACGCCGTCTGGATGACCTCCGTCTCGCTCCAGGGCGCCGACCTGATGCTCGACGACATGGCGAAGACGTTCAAGGTCGACCCGGCGAAGTAA
- a CDS encoding acetyl-CoA carboxylase biotin carboxylase subunit family protein, which yields MRLYLLALNPTDSVTEGFLPAAARLGLDVTVLTDQPDAHRRAYPDIEVLACDVRDFRAVITRIATHHRPDAVFTNSDHLQTQAALAAEYFGLPAKDWRAALRAKDKAHLRRHLALTGADTVWSTELPAGEDPSVLAGLDVPYPCVVKPREGVASEDVVLVQNGDELLVRCKETQARRPEVALVVEEFLAGELYTLETLGDGRLRHVLGGFHTELSPPPYFIEERLTFVPAHPEPVVEQVLAQLDALGVGFGACHTEFVVHEGRARIIEVNYRAIGDQCDLLLAQLLGIPLFEHILRTHLGEPLPADLGARVDGAARLEYPCAEAAGTLRSAPGPVDLDIDGVKLTYRPLREIGERHELHRTNRDYLGVLRATGTDQAAVDRVVADFLTAQRWEITP from the coding sequence ATGCGGCTGTACCTGCTCGCCCTGAACCCCACCGACTCGGTCACCGAGGGGTTCCTCCCCGCAGCGGCCCGTCTCGGTCTCGACGTCACCGTGCTGACGGACCAGCCCGACGCCCACCGTCGGGCCTACCCGGACATCGAGGTCCTGGCGTGCGACGTACGCGACTTCCGCGCCGTCATCACCCGGATCGCCACCCACCACCGGCCCGACGCGGTCTTCACCAACAGCGACCACCTCCAGACCCAGGCGGCGTTGGCGGCCGAGTACTTCGGCCTGCCCGCCAAGGACTGGCGGGCCGCGCTGCGCGCGAAGGACAAGGCGCACCTGCGTCGCCACCTGGCCCTGACCGGTGCCGACACCGTCTGGTCGACCGAACTCCCGGCGGGGGAGGACCCGTCCGTGCTCGCCGGACTCGACGTGCCCTACCCGTGCGTGGTCAAGCCGCGCGAGGGGGTCGCCAGCGAGGACGTGGTGCTCGTCCAGAACGGCGACGAACTCCTCGTACGCTGCAAGGAGACACAGGCCCGGCGGCCCGAGGTCGCGCTGGTCGTCGAGGAGTTCCTGGCCGGCGAGCTGTACACCCTGGAGACGCTCGGGGACGGGCGCCTCCGCCACGTCCTCGGCGGATTCCACACCGAGCTGTCGCCGCCGCCGTACTTCATCGAGGAGCGGCTGACCTTCGTCCCCGCCCACCCCGAGCCCGTCGTCGAGCAGGTCCTCGCCCAGCTCGACGCCCTCGGCGTCGGCTTCGGCGCCTGCCACACCGAGTTCGTCGTCCACGAGGGCCGCGCCCGCATCATCGAGGTCAACTACCGGGCCATCGGCGACCAGTGCGACCTGCTGCTCGCCCAGCTCCTCGGCATCCCGCTCTTCGAGCACATCCTGCGCACCCACCTCGGCGAGCCGCTCCCCGCCGACCTCGGGGCCCGCGTCGACGGCGCCGCCCGCCTGGAATACCCCTGCGCCGAAGCCGCCGGAACGCTTCGGTCCGCCCCCGGCCCCGTCGACCTCGACATCGACGGCGTGAAGCTGACCTACCGCCCGCTGCGCGAGATCGGAGAGCGGCACGAGCTCCACCGCACCAACCGCGACTACCTCGGCGTGCTGCGGGCCACCGGCACCGACCAGGCGGCCGTCGACCGGGTCGTCGCGGACTTCCTGACCGCGCAGCGCTGGGAGATCACGCCGTGA
- a CDS encoding IucA/IucC family siderophore biosynthesis protein, whose translation MSLPRTQGAARRPAAPAGLPDADTVVAHTLLNCLLREVSGPEHQTAASDGHLLLRLPRRGVLLRVALRRTSLLGAHRFTGPVHEQRDGDWERIDWRRLAEHVQDELSLRTGVRNDEFLDQIASSHQAVTAALDARASGAADRDTYLASEQSLLFGHRFHPTPKARTGDATSWLAYAPEVGAAFPLRHLAVRESLIVEESAAPAAAAPLDLLAGGVPEGYRLLPAHPWQYEMLSDHPGLRAALDRGDILDLGTGGDPFAATASVRTLYDGDTFLKFSLNVRITNCLRKNASYELTGAVALTRLLAPVLDGLTDRFPGSAMLREPAYRSLALPGPDGTPDRALLEGFGVIVREGLAARLLPGTTPLLAAAVADEYPSGPGHVSRLLDGAGPGTALEWWAAYLKLLVPPVLAAYFDHGLVLEPHLQNVVVCVDDDGMPAQVLFRDLEGTKLVPEHHAATLAALPTDVAGPLTYDAERGWDRVAYCLFVNHIAEMLAAVADLHPETEPALWARVRATLQTYADGHGCPPRLAALLAGVPLPAKANLLTRWERKADREAGYVRLPSPLAEDVLSEASDDSWSHAR comes from the coding sequence ATGTCGCTGCCCCGAACCCAGGGCGCTGCCCGCCGCCCCGCCGCCCCCGCCGGACTCCCCGACGCGGACACGGTCGTGGCGCACACCCTCCTCAACTGCCTGCTGCGCGAGGTGTCCGGACCGGAGCACCAGACGGCCGCGAGCGACGGCCACCTGCTGCTGCGCCTGCCCCGCCGCGGCGTACTGCTCCGCGTGGCGTTGCGCCGCACGTCCCTGCTGGGCGCACACCGCTTCACCGGCCCCGTCCACGAGCAGCGCGACGGCGACTGGGAGCGCATCGACTGGCGACGCCTCGCCGAACACGTCCAGGACGAGCTGTCGCTGCGCACCGGCGTGCGCAACGACGAGTTCCTCGACCAGATCGCCTCCAGCCACCAGGCCGTCACTGCCGCGCTCGACGCCCGCGCGAGCGGCGCGGCGGACCGGGACACCTACCTCGCCTCGGAGCAGTCCCTGCTCTTCGGGCACCGCTTCCACCCCACCCCCAAGGCCCGTACCGGGGACGCCACCTCCTGGCTCGCGTACGCCCCCGAGGTCGGCGCCGCCTTCCCACTGCGTCACCTCGCCGTCCGCGAGAGCCTGATCGTCGAGGAGTCCGCGGCCCCGGCGGCCGCCGCGCCCCTCGACCTGCTCGCCGGCGGAGTGCCGGAGGGCTACCGGCTGCTGCCCGCCCACCCCTGGCAGTACGAGATGCTGAGCGACCATCCCGGCCTGCGTGCCGCCCTCGACCGCGGCGACATCCTGGACCTGGGGACCGGCGGCGACCCCTTCGCCGCCACGGCCTCCGTGCGCACCCTCTACGACGGTGACACGTTCCTGAAGTTCAGCCTGAACGTCCGCATCACCAACTGTCTGCGCAAGAACGCGAGTTACGAGCTCACCGGTGCCGTGGCCCTGACCCGGCTCCTCGCGCCCGTCCTCGACGGGCTCACCGACCGGTTCCCCGGCAGCGCCATGCTCCGCGAGCCCGCCTACCGCAGCCTGGCCCTGCCCGGACCCGACGGCACCCCCGACCGCGCCCTGCTCGAAGGCTTCGGCGTGATCGTCCGCGAGGGACTCGCCGCCCGGCTCCTGCCCGGCACCACCCCGCTCCTCGCCGCCGCCGTCGCCGACGAGTACCCCAGCGGACCCGGCCACGTCTCCCGCCTCCTCGACGGCGCCGGCCCCGGCACCGCGCTGGAGTGGTGGGCCGCCTACCTCAAGCTCCTCGTCCCGCCCGTGCTGGCGGCCTACTTCGACCACGGCCTGGTCCTGGAGCCCCACCTGCAGAACGTGGTCGTCTGCGTCGACGACGACGGCATGCCCGCCCAGGTGCTCTTCCGTGATCTGGAAGGCACCAAGCTGGTGCCAGAGCACCACGCCGCCACCCTCGCCGCGCTGCCCACCGACGTGGCCGGCCCCCTGACGTACGACGCGGAGCGCGGCTGGGACCGCGTCGCGTACTGCCTGTTCGTCAACCACATCGCCGAGATGCTGGCCGCCGTCGCCGATCTGCACCCGGAGACCGAGCCCGCCCTGTGGGCCCGGGTCCGCGCCACCCTGCAGACGTACGCCGACGGCCACGGCTGCCCGCCCCGGCTCGCCGCGCTCCTCGCGGGCGTGCCGCTGCCGGCCAAGGCCAACCTGCTGACCCGCTGGGAGCGCAAGGCCGACCGCGAGGCCGGCTACGTCCGCCTGCCCTCCCCGCTCGCCGAGGACGTGCTGTCCGAGGCCTCCGACGACTCGTGGAGCCACGCCCGATGA
- a CDS encoding (2Fe-2S)-binding protein, whose protein sequence is MSEAPGSWTAATGTAERHPLAEACALTGTYRRVIAVCDALDARTVDPYAPDDTAALMPDGSELAGDPAVLDAFLVASAARITARHGRAPRRDVAASRALHDYLWSVSLLMSGAWYRDRRVPRISPRDIRVDLTTGAIGIVPCQEFACLPDDPAATTAAARIVRHEEELRAELRAAVVDHVSPLLAAIGPSVRRGPRALWGMVADDLLSGLWYLGRMMHQEEHAVRAATELLPTAIPPFPGGADFRRLTGRDGRRHPTRTRLGCCLYYTIEPERACLTCPRTCDAERLRRLEDED, encoded by the coding sequence ATGAGCGAGGCCCCGGGGTCGTGGACCGCCGCGACGGGAACGGCCGAGCGCCACCCCCTCGCCGAGGCGTGCGCCCTCACCGGCACCTATCGGCGCGTCATCGCCGTCTGCGACGCGCTCGACGCCCGGACCGTCGATCCGTACGCGCCGGACGACACCGCCGCCCTCATGCCCGACGGGTCCGAACTGGCCGGTGACCCAGCCGTGTTGGACGCCTTTCTCGTCGCATCGGCGGCCCGCATCACCGCCCGTCACGGCCGCGCCCCGCGCAGGGACGTCGCGGCCTCGCGGGCGCTGCACGACTACCTGTGGTCCGTCAGCCTGCTGATGAGCGGCGCCTGGTACCGGGATCGCCGTGTGCCGCGCATCTCACCGCGCGACATCCGCGTGGACCTGACGACGGGCGCGATCGGCATCGTCCCCTGCCAGGAGTTCGCCTGCCTGCCGGACGACCCGGCGGCCACGACCGCCGCCGCCCGGATCGTGCGCCACGAAGAGGAGTTGCGCGCCGAGTTGCGCGCCGCCGTGGTCGACCACGTGAGCCCGCTGCTGGCCGCGATCGGCCCGTCGGTCCGGCGCGGACCGCGCGCCCTGTGGGGCATGGTCGCCGACGACCTGCTCTCCGGCCTCTGGTACCTCGGCCGGATGATGCACCAGGAGGAGCACGCGGTGCGGGCGGCGACCGAGCTGCTCCCGACGGCGATCCCGCCCTTTCCGGGCGGTGCGGACTTCCGGCGCCTCACGGGCCGCGACGGCCGCCGCCACCCGACCCGCACGCGGCTCGGCTGCTGCCTGTACTACACGATCGAGCCGGAACGCGCGTGCCTGACCTGCCCGAGGACCTGTGACGCCGAGCGGCTGCGCCGGCTCGAGGACGAGGACTGA
- a CDS encoding MFS transporter, with translation MPLAPVTNAPVLARRQVHAVAGCYFVASFAALGLPPFLTRILPELGDSTARWAGVLYIVPTVFGAVGAPFWGRLADRYGRKRLLLRAQLGLAVSFLLAGWSDSIVTFTAALVLQGILGGTFAASNGYLGAALEGPALSKALTLMQGAARAALVVAPIVVGSLSPWLSPHRQYALLAVLPLTAALLICALPESRGGRRTEASAPKDATETGRDKEKEAAPEAGTAPAPGTSLRVLYALEFAFVFSTVISFPYLVSLIEERLPGTSPSVSGVLFALPHLCYLVTAMAVHKAFHPRPRLGLAVGLLCIALGLAGHGVADSLPALTAVRLVLGAGLTLGLVCLSVLAADCAKGRAPGGMFGSLEFFSKAGAVAAGIAAAVGNSFFGPAAPVLTGTAVALATIVPTVLPLVTPLHPRWSR, from the coding sequence ATGCCCCTCGCGCCCGTGACGAACGCGCCGGTGCTCGCCCGTCGTCAGGTGCACGCCGTGGCCGGGTGCTACTTCGTGGCGTCCTTCGCCGCCCTCGGCCTGCCGCCCTTCCTGACCCGGATCCTGCCCGAGCTCGGCGACTCCACCGCCCGCTGGGCCGGCGTGCTCTACATCGTCCCGACCGTCTTCGGCGCCGTCGGCGCGCCTTTCTGGGGCCGTCTCGCGGACCGCTACGGCCGCAAGCGGCTGCTGCTGCGCGCCCAGCTCGGGCTCGCCGTATCGTTCCTCCTCGCCGGCTGGTCCGACTCGATCGTCACCTTCACCGCCGCGCTCGTCCTCCAGGGCATCCTCGGCGGCACGTTCGCCGCGTCCAACGGCTACCTGGGCGCGGCGCTGGAAGGTCCGGCCCTGTCGAAGGCGCTCACCCTCATGCAGGGCGCGGCACGCGCCGCCCTCGTCGTCGCACCGATCGTCGTCGGCTCCCTGTCGCCCTGGCTGTCCCCGCACCGGCAGTACGCCCTGCTCGCGGTGCTTCCGCTCACCGCCGCCCTGCTGATCTGTGCCCTACCGGAGTCACGGGGCGGACGGCGCACCGAGGCGTCGGCACCGAAGGACGCCACGGAGACGGGCAGGGACAAGGAGAAGGAGGCGGCACCGGAGGCGGGGACGGCGCCGGCCCCGGGGACCTCCCTCCGGGTCCTCTACGCCCTGGAGTTCGCGTTCGTCTTCTCCACCGTCATCTCCTTCCCCTACCTCGTCTCGCTCATCGAGGAGCGGCTCCCCGGCACCTCCCCGTCCGTTTCCGGAGTCCTCTTCGCCCTGCCGCACCTGTGCTACCTGGTCACGGCGATGGCGGTGCACAAGGCGTTCCACCCCCGCCCCCGGCTCGGCCTCGCCGTCGGCCTCCTCTGCATCGCGCTCGGTCTCGCCGGACACGGCGTGGCCGACTCGCTGCCCGCCCTCACCGCCGTACGCCTCGTGCTCGGAGCCGGACTCACCCTCGGGCTCGTCTGCCTGTCCGTGCTGGCCGCCGACTGCGCCAAGGGCCGTGCGCCCGGCGGCATGTTCGGATCGCTCGAGTTCTTCTCGAAGGCCGGCGCCGTGGCGGCAGGCATCGCCGCCGCCGTCGGCAACAGCTTCTTCGGTCCGGCCGCCCCGGTCCTCACGGGCACCGCCGTGGCCCTGGCCACGATCGTTCCCACCGTTCTTCCCCTCGTGACCCCCCTCCACCCTCGCTGGAGCCGTTGA